From a single Cytophagales bacterium WSM2-2 genomic region:
- a CDS encoding sorbosone dehydrogenase, with amino-acid sequence MKTRFAIVLLVVISFMCTQSASDKGKTDDNSSAAISGSSAGLPLEKIKLPAGFSISVFAEVDNARSMAMSPNGTIFVGNRNDDNVYAIKDTDGDGKADKKWTIATGLNMPNGVAFKDGDLYVAEINRIHKFSGIESKLDNPGKSQILYDKYPTEAHHGWKYIAFGPDGKLYVPVGAPCNICESKDPVYASITRMNPDGTGLEVFASGVRNTVGFTWHPTTKQMWFTDNGRDLLGDDLPPCELNTATKAGQHFGYPYCHGGTIKDDEFGSKRPCSDFVQPAQNLGAHVAPLGLKFYTGKMFPAEYQSHIILAEHGSWNRSKKSGYKLSLVKVDANSKVISYTPFATGWLDEASQKVWGRPVDVLLLPDGSMLVSDDQANVIYRIVYKG; translated from the coding sequence ATGAAAACCCGGTTCGCTATCGTCCTATTGGTGGTTATTAGTTTTATGTGTACACAGTCAGCAAGCGACAAAGGCAAAACCGATGACAATTCATCTGCCGCGATCAGTGGCTCAAGCGCAGGTTTACCATTGGAAAAAATAAAGCTGCCTGCCGGATTTTCGATCAGCGTTTTTGCGGAAGTAGACAACGCCAGGTCGATGGCCATGAGCCCTAACGGGACGATTTTTGTAGGCAACCGGAACGATGACAATGTGTATGCAATAAAAGATACCGATGGTGACGGCAAAGCAGACAAGAAGTGGACCATCGCCACAGGACTCAATATGCCCAACGGGGTGGCGTTCAAAGACGGAGATTTGTATGTGGCGGAGATTAACCGTATCCACAAATTTTCAGGTATTGAAAGCAAACTTGACAATCCGGGAAAATCTCAAATCCTGTATGACAAATATCCGACTGAAGCGCATCACGGCTGGAAATACATTGCATTTGGACCTGATGGAAAATTATATGTGCCGGTTGGCGCACCCTGCAATATCTGCGAGTCGAAGGACCCGGTTTATGCAAGTATCACGCGCATGAACCCGGATGGTACCGGCCTTGAAGTTTTTGCCAGTGGTGTACGCAACACCGTTGGCTTTACCTGGCATCCCACTACAAAACAAATGTGGTTCACCGACAACGGTCGTGACTTACTCGGTGATGATCTGCCTCCCTGCGAACTCAACACGGCTACCAAAGCCGGTCAGCATTTCGGATATCCATATTGCCATGGAGGTACGATCAAAGACGATGAGTTTGGAAGCAAACGCCCTTGCAGCGATTTTGTGCAACCCGCACAAAATCTTGGCGCACATGTAGCGCCACTGGGATTAAAATTTTATACAGGCAAAATGTTCCCTGCGGAATATCAAAGCCATATTATTCTGGCTGAACACGGCTCGTGGAACCGCTCGAAGAAAAGCGGCTACAAACTGAGCCTCGTAAAAGTAGACGCTAACAGCAAAGTCATCAGCTATACTCCGTTTGCGACTGGCTGGCTTGATGAAGCTTCACAAAAAGTTTGGGGTCGCCCGGTAGATGTTTTGCTGCTCCCGGATGGGTCAATGCTCGTAAGTGATGACCAGGCCAATGTCATCTACCGGATTGTGTATAAAGGATGA
- a CDS encoding ABC transporter ATP-binding protein, with product MISVSNISYFIGGRALYEDASMFVRPNDKIGLIGLNGRGKSTLLKILNGELTVNAGSISKPKECTVGFLNQDLLSYQTDDAILTVAMEAFKEAVDTQRQIEKILHLLETEYSDDLVDKLTRLQEKFEHLDGYTMQAKAEEILEGIGFSTQDLHRPLREFSGGWRMRVMLAKLLLEKPSCLMLDEPTNHLDLPSIEWVENYLRNYEGAVIIVSHDRTFLDNVINKTVDVTNQQLVTYEGNYTFYLQEKEMREEIQQNAFENQQAKIRQTERFIERFRAKATKSRQVQSRVKALDRMDKLEEVVSDVAEVNFRFTFKQPSGRNVITLKDISKSYGSLDILKKSNAVIERGDKIALIGANGKGKSTLLRILANEEGLEGERTIGYNVIYGFYAQHQLESLKVDNEILDELKQAGSGKTEQELRNVLGCFLFSDEDVFKKIKVLSGGEKSRVALAKTMISEANFLLLDEPTNHLDFISENILIQALQQYKGSFITVSHNRHFVNQVANKIWYIENHEIKEYPGTYEEYEYWHKKNMEGKAAEPHVAKKEKPQKEAKPAAVPTNQSQLNSLHKELRQVEASVQKLVTEKEAVERELVKPEIFSNPDKLNEQQQKFEKIDSRLEEENKKWESIALEIEELEGK from the coding sequence ATGATCTCGGTCTCGAATATCTCTTATTTCATTGGCGGACGCGCTTTATATGAGGATGCGTCCATGTTTGTACGTCCCAACGACAAAATAGGTCTGATTGGCCTCAACGGACGGGGTAAATCTACGTTATTGAAAATCCTCAATGGCGAACTGACCGTGAATGCGGGGTCGATCAGCAAGCCAAAGGAGTGTACCGTTGGGTTTCTCAACCAGGATCTGCTTTCTTACCAAACGGATGATGCCATTCTCACCGTGGCGATGGAAGCCTTTAAGGAGGCGGTAGATACACAACGTCAAATTGAAAAAATTCTCCATCTACTGGAAACCGAATATAGTGATGACCTAGTGGATAAGCTGACGCGTCTCCAGGAAAAATTTGAGCACCTGGACGGCTATACCATGCAGGCTAAAGCGGAAGAGATTTTAGAGGGGATTGGTTTCTCCACGCAAGATTTGCACCGGCCTCTTCGCGAATTTTCGGGAGGATGGCGTATGCGTGTGATGCTGGCCAAGCTGCTGCTCGAAAAGCCTTCATGCCTCATGCTGGATGAGCCTACCAACCACCTGGACCTTCCTTCGATTGAGTGGGTGGAAAACTACCTGCGCAATTATGAAGGCGCGGTAATCATCGTTTCCCATGACCGTACTTTCCTGGACAATGTCATAAATAAAACCGTGGACGTCACTAATCAACAGCTGGTGACCTACGAAGGAAATTATACTTTCTACCTGCAGGAAAAAGAAATGCGTGAAGAAATTCAGCAAAATGCTTTTGAAAACCAGCAGGCCAAAATTCGCCAGACCGAACGGTTCATCGAACGGTTCCGTGCCAAAGCAACCAAGTCGCGCCAGGTACAGTCGCGCGTGAAAGCGCTCGATCGCATGGACAAATTGGAAGAAGTGGTCAGTGATGTAGCGGAGGTTAATTTCCGTTTCACGTTCAAACAGCCCTCCGGCCGGAATGTCATTACATTAAAAGACATCTCAAAGTCCTACGGATCGCTCGACATCCTGAAAAAGTCAAATGCCGTCATCGAGCGTGGTGATAAGATTGCACTCATCGGTGCCAACGGAAAAGGGAAGTCAACGCTGTTGCGAATTCTTGCTAACGAGGAAGGCCTGGAAGGAGAACGCACCATTGGTTATAATGTGATCTATGGGTTCTACGCACAGCACCAACTGGAATCGCTGAAAGTTGACAACGAAATACTCGATGAGCTGAAGCAGGCCGGCAGCGGAAAGACTGAGCAAGAACTCCGCAACGTGCTGGGGTGTTTCCTGTTTTCAGATGAAGATGTTTTCAAAAAAATCAAAGTGCTATCCGGTGGTGAAAAGTCACGCGTGGCACTGGCCAAGACGATGATCTCGGAGGCCAATTTCCTGCTGCTTGATGAACCTACCAACCATCTCGATTTTATTTCGGAGAATATCCTGATTCAGGCTTTGCAGCAATACAAAGGAAGTTTCATTACGGTTAGTCACAACCGTCACTTTGTAAATCAGGTAGCAAACAAAATCTGGTATATCGAAAATCACGAGATCAAAGAATACCCGGGAACCTACGAAGAGTACGAATACTGGCACAAGAAAAATATGGAGGGCAAAGCGGCAGAGCCACACGTAGCCAAAAAAGAGAAGCCTCAAAAAGAAGCCAAGCCTGCTGCAGTTCCTACGAACCAGAGTCAGCTCAACTCCCTGCACAAGGAGTTGAGGCAGGTGGAAGCATCTGTTCAAAAACTGGTAACTGAGAAAGAGGCTGTTGAACGTGAGCTTGTTAAACCTGAAATCTTCAGCAACCCCGACAAGCTCAACGAACAACAGCAAAAGTTTGAGAAAATCGATTCACGCCTCGAAGAAGAAAACAAAAAGTGGGAGTCGATTGCCCTTGAAATTGAAGAGCTGGAAGGCAAATAA